In Arthrobacter sp. B3I9, the following are encoded in one genomic region:
- a CDS encoding GNAT family N-acetyltransferase produces the protein MTTAPYRIEPLVLPATLDSPEAGDFLAVAELCDAVQLDIWGNLDRSEPSAALLQEWRSDSYRQVRVFFVRQAGRMVGVSWIRFELQENLRSAFLHVQVLPAFTGRGISRALLQHAQELAAAQGRTILQTYTEHPADFEPEGPGLLRPATGAGALPDAARGVRFALAAGYRLEQVERFSVLDLAAHAGSWDPLEREALTKAGEEYELLAWTGSCPEAYVDEFAVLMSRMSTDTPIGELSYDEETWDAARVRHLEGRWKQAGILSLVAVARHRTSGTLAAYSVLQLTPSKPSLADQDDTLVAAAHRGYRLGMLVKLLNLRRLRSEYPQVERVITFNAAENQHMLAINIALGFRPAGWDGEWQRIAG, from the coding sequence GTGACTACAGCGCCGTACCGCATCGAACCGCTGGTCCTGCCGGCAACGCTCGATTCTCCCGAGGCCGGTGACTTCCTGGCTGTGGCGGAACTCTGCGACGCCGTACAGCTGGACATCTGGGGAAACCTCGACCGGTCCGAGCCGTCCGCGGCCTTGCTTCAGGAGTGGCGGAGCGATTCCTACCGGCAGGTCCGCGTCTTCTTCGTCCGTCAGGCAGGGCGGATGGTGGGCGTCTCCTGGATCAGGTTCGAACTCCAGGAGAACCTCCGCAGCGCCTTCCTCCATGTGCAGGTGCTGCCGGCGTTCACCGGCCGGGGGATAAGCCGGGCTCTGCTGCAACACGCCCAGGAGCTTGCCGCCGCCCAGGGCCGCACCATTCTGCAGACCTATACCGAGCATCCCGCCGATTTCGAGCCCGAGGGTCCGGGGCTGCTGCGGCCCGCTACCGGAGCCGGTGCCCTGCCGGACGCGGCACGGGGCGTCCGGTTCGCCCTGGCAGCCGGCTACCGGCTCGAGCAGGTCGAGCGGTTCAGCGTCCTCGACCTGGCCGCGCACGCAGGTTCGTGGGATCCCCTGGAACGCGAGGCCCTAACCAAGGCAGGAGAGGAGTATGAGCTCCTGGCCTGGACGGGCAGCTGCCCGGAGGCTTACGTTGACGAGTTCGCCGTCCTGATGTCCCGGATGAGCACTGACACGCCGATCGGAGAGCTGAGCTACGACGAGGAAACCTGGGATGCCGCCCGCGTCCGGCACCTTGAGGGCCGGTGGAAGCAGGCCGGGATCCTGTCCCTCGTCGCCGTGGCCCGGCACCGGACCAGCGGCACGCTGGCTGCGTACTCGGTGCTGCAGCTCACTCCGTCGAAACCCTCGCTGGCGGACCAGGACGACACCCTCGTGGCCGCGGCCCACCGGGGATACCGGCTCGGAATGCTCGTGAAGCTCCTCAACCTGCGGCGTCTGCGGTCCGAATACCCGCAGGTGGAGCGCGTGATCACGTTCAACGCGGCCGAAAACCAGCACATGCTGGCCATCAACATCGCGTTGGGCTTCAGGCCGGCCGGCTGGGACGGTGAATGGCAGAGGATCGCCGGCTGA
- the rplL gene encoding 50S ribosomal protein L7/L12 has translation MAKLTNEELIEAFKELTIIELSEFVKLFEETFEVTAAAVAVAGPAGGGAAEEAEEKTEFDVVLEAAGDKKIAVIKEVRAITSLGLKEAKDLVDSAPKAVLEGVTKEAAEKAVAQLEEAGARVTLK, from the coding sequence ATGGCGAAGCTCACCAACGAAGAGCTCATTGAAGCTTTCAAGGAACTGACCATCATCGAGCTCTCCGAGTTCGTCAAGCTCTTCGAAGAGACCTTCGAAGTTACCGCTGCTGCGGTTGCTGTTGCTGGCCCCGCCGGCGGCGGCGCTGCTGAAGAGGCCGAAGAGAAGACCGAATTCGACGTCGTTCTCGAGGCTGCTGGAGACAAGAAGATCGCAGTGATCAAGGAAGTCCGCGCAATCACTTCCCTGGGCCTCAAGGAAGCCAAGGACCTGGTTGACAGCGCTCCGAAGGCTGTTCTCGAAGGCGTCACCAAGGAAGCTGCCGAGAAGGCTGTTGCACAGCTCGAAGAAGCTGGCGCCCGCGTTACCCTCAAGTAA
- a CDS encoding pyridoxal phosphate-dependent aminotransferase encodes MPAARISQRISAIAESATLAVDAKAKALKAAGRPVIGFGAGEPDFPTPGYIVQAAIDAASQPKYHRYSPAGGLPELKQAIADKTLRDSGYKAEAAQVLVTNGGKQAVYNTFATLLDPGDEVIVPTPFWTTYPEAIRLAGGVPVEVFAGPEQEYLVTVEQLDAAVTDRTKILLFVSPSNPTGAVYSPEQVKEIGQWAAAKGLWVVTDEIYEHLTYDGVPFTSIATAVPELGDKVVILNGVAKTYAMTGWRVGWMIGPADVIKAATNLQSHATSNVSNIPQVAAIAAVSGPLTAVDEMKVAFDRRRKAIVAGLNAIEGVECPTPKGAFYVYADVRALLGKELPSASGPVRPATSAELAALILDEVEVAVVPGEAFGPSGYLRLSYALGDEDLATGVARLQDFLGKAK; translated from the coding sequence ATGCCTGCCGCCCGCATTTCACAGCGCATCTCTGCCATTGCCGAATCCGCCACACTGGCCGTCGATGCCAAGGCGAAGGCTCTGAAGGCGGCCGGCCGGCCGGTCATCGGCTTCGGGGCCGGGGAACCGGACTTCCCGACTCCCGGGTACATCGTGCAGGCCGCAATCGACGCCGCCAGCCAGCCGAAGTACCACCGCTACTCCCCCGCGGGGGGCCTGCCCGAACTCAAGCAGGCCATTGCGGACAAGACATTGCGGGATTCCGGCTACAAGGCGGAGGCCGCCCAGGTCCTGGTGACCAATGGCGGCAAGCAGGCCGTGTACAACACCTTCGCCACGCTGCTGGATCCGGGCGACGAGGTCATCGTCCCCACCCCCTTCTGGACCACCTACCCCGAGGCCATCCGCCTCGCCGGCGGCGTGCCGGTGGAGGTGTTCGCCGGACCTGAGCAGGAATACCTGGTCACGGTGGAGCAGCTTGACGCCGCTGTCACGGACCGCACCAAGATCCTCCTGTTCGTCTCCCCGTCCAACCCCACCGGCGCCGTCTACTCTCCGGAGCAGGTCAAGGAGATCGGCCAGTGGGCAGCCGCAAAGGGCCTGTGGGTGGTCACCGATGAGATCTACGAGCACCTGACGTACGACGGCGTGCCGTTCACCTCCATCGCCACCGCCGTCCCGGAGCTGGGCGACAAGGTGGTCATCCTCAACGGCGTCGCCAAGACGTACGCCATGACCGGCTGGCGGGTGGGCTGGATGATCGGTCCGGCCGACGTCATCAAGGCCGCGACCAACCTGCAGTCCCACGCCACCTCCAACGTCTCGAACATCCCCCAGGTCGCCGCCATTGCCGCCGTGTCCGGCCCGCTGACGGCGGTGGACGAGATGAAGGTCGCCTTCGACCGCCGCCGCAAGGCGATCGTGGCTGGCCTGAACGCCATCGAGGGCGTTGAATGCCCGACGCCGAAGGGTGCCTTCTACGTCTACGCGGACGTCCGTGCACTGCTGGGCAAGGAACTGCCGTCCGCCAGCGGACCGGTCCGGCCGGCGACCTCGGCCGAGCTGGCCGCACTGATCCTGGACGAGGTGGAGGTGGCGGTCGTTCCGGGTGAGGCCTTCGGCCCGTCCGGCTACCTCCGCCTGTCCTATGCGCTCGGCGACGAGGACCTGGCCACCGGCGTTGCCCGCTTGCAGGACTTCCTCGGCAAGGCCAAGTAA
- a CDS encoding response regulator transcription factor: MSNAGTGSPARAIRVVIVDDHAIFRSGLKADLDPAIVVAAEAGTVEEAIAVIGAARPDVVLLDVHLPGGLGGGGREVIAGSAPLLGETRFLALSVSDAAEDVVSVIRAGARGYVTKTISGAEISDAVRRVAGGDAVFSPRLAGFVLDAFGTAPAEIADDELDRLSARELEVMRLIARGYSYKEVAKELFISIKTVETHVSAVLRKLQLSSRHELTRWAAERRLL, encoded by the coding sequence GTGAGCAACGCAGGTACCGGAAGCCCGGCGCGGGCCATCCGGGTCGTGATCGTGGATGACCACGCGATCTTCCGTTCCGGGTTGAAAGCGGACCTGGACCCGGCCATCGTCGTCGCGGCCGAAGCCGGGACGGTCGAAGAAGCCATCGCCGTCATCGGCGCGGCGCGCCCCGACGTCGTGCTACTGGATGTCCATCTGCCCGGCGGCCTTGGCGGCGGCGGGCGGGAGGTCATCGCCGGTTCCGCACCCCTTTTGGGGGAGACCCGGTTCCTTGCCCTGAGCGTCTCCGACGCCGCCGAGGATGTCGTGTCGGTCATCCGCGCCGGAGCGCGGGGGTATGTCACCAAGACCATCTCGGGTGCCGAAATTTCCGACGCCGTGCGCCGGGTGGCGGGCGGCGACGCCGTCTTCTCGCCCCGGCTGGCGGGTTTTGTGCTCGATGCTTTCGGCACCGCTCCGGCGGAGATCGCCGACGACGAGCTGGACCGGCTTTCCGCCCGCGAACTCGAGGTGATGCGGCTGATCGCCCGAGGCTACAGCTACAAGGAAGTCGCCAAGGAGCTGTTCATCTCGATCAAGACCGTCGAGACCCACGTATCGGCCGTGCTCCGCAAACTCCAGCTCTCCAGCCGGCATGAACTGACCCGCTGGGCAGCCGAGCGGCGCCTGCTTTAG
- a CDS encoding aminoacyl-tRNA deacylase — protein sequence MTDKRAAAVFPAAAGSGRDRFLTDAAARGLDVRVVERPAVNSLEEAARILGIRSGDIVKSLVVKHKDGSFLFALVPGDRQISWPKLRALVGVNKLSLPAADVALAATGYARGTITPLGSTVAWPVYADQSIAGRRISMGAGEHGYSAFVDADALTAALDAVVADISDISEPN from the coding sequence ATGACGGACAAGCGGGCGGCGGCTGTGTTTCCGGCCGCCGCCGGGTCCGGCCGGGACCGTTTCCTGACCGACGCCGCGGCCCGGGGGCTGGACGTGCGCGTCGTCGAGCGCCCCGCCGTGAACAGCCTTGAAGAGGCGGCGCGGATCCTGGGCATCCGGTCTGGGGACATCGTGAAATCCCTGGTCGTCAAACACAAGGACGGCAGCTTTCTGTTCGCCCTCGTTCCCGGGGACCGCCAGATTTCATGGCCCAAGCTCCGGGCGCTCGTCGGCGTCAACAAGCTGTCACTGCCGGCGGCCGACGTCGCCCTCGCTGCAACCGGCTACGCGCGCGGCACCATCACCCCGCTCGGAAGTACGGTGGCCTGGCCCGTCTACGCGGACCAGAGCATCGCGGGACGGCGGATCTCCATGGGGGCGGGTGAACACGGCTACAGCGCTTTCGTCGATGCCGATGCCCTGACCGCCGCCCTCGACGCCGTCGTCGCCGACATCTCCGACATCTCCGAACCGAACTAG
- a CDS encoding acetyl-CoA C-acetyltransferase, giving the protein MSNSADNSDVVILGASRTPLGRLNGQLASFTAVELGAHAIRAALAASGVTADQVDHVIMGQVLQAGAGQNPARQSSIAAGIGWDVPTVTINKVCLSGLTAVIDAARMIRGGDATVVVAGGQESMTRAPHVLPGSRQGWTYGAVQALDVAAHDGLTDAFDGQSMGLSTESKNLTLGIDRASQDEVAAASHQRAARAAKDGLFDDEIAPISVKQRKGEPLVVTTDEGVRPDTTVQSLAGLRAAFATDGTITAGNASPLSDGAAALVLSSRKFAEDNGLEYLAVVGRPGQVAGPDNSLHSQPSNAIKDALGKAGWSTADLDFIEINEAFGSVAVQSLKDLDYPLEKCNLHGGAIAMGHPIGASGARLALHAALELKRRGTGKAAVSLCGGGGQGEALLLYRD; this is encoded by the coding sequence ATGAGCAACTCTGCGGACAACAGCGATGTTGTCATCCTCGGCGCATCCCGCACGCCCCTGGGCCGCCTCAACGGCCAGCTGGCCAGCTTCACGGCCGTGGAGCTCGGCGCCCACGCCATCCGGGCTGCCCTGGCGGCCAGCGGCGTAACGGCCGACCAGGTGGACCACGTCATCATGGGCCAGGTGCTGCAGGCCGGTGCAGGGCAGAACCCCGCCCGCCAGAGCTCCATCGCCGCCGGCATCGGCTGGGACGTCCCCACGGTCACCATCAACAAGGTGTGCCTCTCCGGCCTCACCGCCGTCATCGACGCCGCCCGCATGATCCGCGGCGGCGACGCCACTGTCGTGGTGGCCGGCGGCCAGGAATCCATGACACGCGCACCGCACGTCCTGCCCGGTTCCCGGCAGGGCTGGACCTACGGCGCCGTGCAGGCCCTCGACGTCGCCGCCCACGACGGCCTCACCGATGCCTTCGACGGCCAGTCCATGGGGCTCTCGACGGAGAGCAAGAACTTGACCCTCGGCATCGACCGCGCTTCCCAGGATGAGGTGGCCGCGGCCTCCCACCAGCGTGCGGCCCGTGCCGCCAAGGACGGCCTGTTCGACGACGAGATCGCTCCGATCAGCGTCAAACAGCGCAAGGGCGAGCCGCTTGTCGTAACGACCGATGAGGGCGTCCGCCCCGACACCACGGTGCAGTCACTTGCGGGGCTGCGGGCGGCGTTCGCCACGGACGGGACGATCACTGCGGGCAACGCCTCTCCCCTGTCCGACGGCGCCGCGGCCCTCGTGCTCTCCTCACGGAAGTTCGCCGAGGACAACGGGCTGGAGTACCTCGCCGTGGTCGGCAGGCCCGGGCAGGTCGCAGGCCCGGACAACTCCCTGCACTCCCAGCCTTCCAACGCCATCAAGGACGCCCTGGGCAAGGCCGGCTGGTCCACCGCCGACCTTGACTTCATCGAGATCAACGAGGCCTTCGGCTCCGTCGCCGTCCAGTCCCTCAAGGACCTCGACTACCCGCTGGAGAAGTGCAACCTCCACGGTGGGGCAATCGCGATGGGGCACCCGATCGGTGCCTCCGGTGCCCGGCTGGCGCTGCACGCCGCGCTTGAACTCAAGCGCCGGGGCACCGGCAAGGCGGCGGTCTCCCTCTGCGGCGGTGGCGGCCAGGGCGAGGCCCTCCTGCTGTACCGCGACTAG
- the secE gene encoding preprotein translocase subunit SecE: MSEDQVTETAASSSKGRPAKNAAKAGFFARIALFVRQVIGELKKVVAPTRKELINYTLVVLVFVAIMMLIVTLLDLAFGTGVSWVFGGTAPTDR; encoded by the coding sequence ATGAGTGAGGATCAGGTGACCGAAACAGCTGCCAGCAGCTCCAAAGGCCGCCCCGCCAAGAATGCCGCCAAGGCAGGCTTCTTCGCTCGAATTGCGCTCTTCGTCCGCCAGGTAATCGGCGAACTGAAGAAGGTCGTTGCACCGACCCGCAAGGAATTGATCAACTACACACTCGTGGTGCTGGTGTTCGTGGCCATCATGATGCTCATCGTCACCCTGCTGGACCTGGCCTTCGGGACCGGAGTGAGCTGGGTCTTCGGCGGCACGGCTCCCACGGACCGCTAA
- the rplK gene encoding 50S ribosomal protein L11 yields MAPKKKVTGLIKLQIQAGAANPAPPIGPALGQHGVNIMEFCKAYNAATEAQRGNVIPVEITVYEDRSFTFITKTPPAAELIKKAAGVAKGSPTPHTVKVAKLTQAQVNEIATTKMEDLNATSLEGAAKIIAGTARSMGITVEG; encoded by the coding sequence TTGGCTCCCAAGAAGAAGGTCACCGGCCTCATCAAGCTGCAGATCCAGGCAGGTGCCGCTAACCCGGCCCCGCCGATCGGTCCTGCGCTTGGCCAGCACGGTGTCAACATCATGGAATTCTGCAAGGCGTACAACGCTGCGACGGAAGCCCAGCGCGGCAACGTTATTCCGGTTGAGATCACGGTCTACGAGGACCGTTCATTCACGTTCATCACCAAGACCCCGCCCGCTGCAGAACTCATCAAGAAGGCTGCAGGCGTCGCCAAGGGTTCGCCCACCCCGCACACCGTCAAGGTTGCAAAGCTGACCCAGGCCCAGGTCAACGAGATCGCCACCACCAAGATGGAAGACCTCAACGCCACGAGCCTCGAAGGCGCCGCGAAGATCATCGCCGGTACCGCCCGTTCCATGGGTATCACCGTCGAGGGTTAA
- the rplJ gene encoding 50S ribosomal protein L10, which produces MATPSKVSAVAEITNDFKESTAAVLTEYRGLTVAQLKQLRVSLGQDTKFSVVKNTLTAIAAKEAGVEAFNDQLAGPTAIAFIKGDAVAAAKSLTDFAKANKQLVIKTGYFEGKALDASEVAALAALESRELQLAKVAGVLKAPAAAAARIIDALRLKLEEENGAPAAAEAPAAEEAPADAEAPAEAPAADAAVEAEAPADAAAPEEK; this is translated from the coding sequence ATGGCAACGCCTAGCAAGGTTTCAGCAGTAGCTGAGATCACTAACGATTTCAAGGAATCGACCGCCGCTGTCCTGACCGAATACCGTGGGCTCACCGTTGCACAGCTCAAGCAGCTGCGTGTCTCTCTCGGCCAGGACACCAAGTTCTCGGTCGTCAAGAACACCCTGACCGCTATTGCAGCCAAGGAAGCTGGTGTCGAAGCATTCAACGACCAGCTCGCCGGCCCCACTGCAATCGCGTTCATCAAGGGTGACGCAGTTGCCGCTGCCAAGAGCCTGACGGATTTTGCCAAGGCCAACAAGCAGCTGGTTATCAAGACCGGTTACTTCGAGGGCAAGGCACTGGACGCGAGCGAAGTTGCCGCCCTGGCAGCACTCGAGTCCCGCGAGCTGCAGCTTGCCAAGGTTGCAGGCGTCCTCAAGGCTCCTGCTGCCGCCGCTGCACGCATCATCGACGCACTGCGCCTCAAGCTTGAAGAAGAGAACGGTGCACCGGCCGCTGCCGAAGCGCCCGCCGCTGAAGAAGCTCCGGCCGACGCTGAGGCTCCGGCCGAGGCTCCCGCAGCAGATGCAGCAGTAGAAGCCGAAGCTCCGGCTGACGCCGCAGCCCCCGAAGAGAAGTAA
- a CDS encoding GNAT family N-acetyltransferase, whose translation MADDVRIEQLWIPDAVDGPDAADFLAAMEVGRKVRMQTWGSDDLAYAPQEKLLEMADPYERQVILVARIGSEIVGTVDIALPLADNLDVAEFTLDILPEFQGRGVGRQLLAAAEHLARDEGRHTILIDTNHPGASLADSEAGQLVPGSGMGFVPLGTREVEFARHTGYTLQHIEKFSSCTLPLDTKLVAELEAEAEDANAGRYRLHHWTDRCPDQWLEAVVALENRAGEDGVPGTQTQDMVFDGGILREAEEVAIAQGRRTVVTAVEHVATGELVGLTTISVLALRPDVVFQDDTVVLQEHRGNKLGLLIKVANMVRLSEQFPDARVLYTWNAPENRYLLTVNQQLGFTTAGVTGIWQKELPDFGPSKS comes from the coding sequence ATGGCAGACGACGTACGGATTGAACAGCTCTGGATCCCCGACGCCGTGGACGGACCCGATGCCGCCGACTTCCTGGCCGCCATGGAAGTGGGCCGCAAGGTGCGCATGCAGACTTGGGGGAGTGACGACCTCGCGTACGCTCCGCAGGAAAAGCTCCTGGAGATGGCGGACCCGTACGAACGCCAGGTCATCCTTGTGGCCAGGATCGGCAGTGAGATTGTCGGGACCGTGGACATTGCCTTGCCGCTCGCTGACAACCTGGACGTCGCCGAATTCACGCTTGACATCCTGCCCGAGTTCCAGGGCCGGGGCGTGGGCCGGCAGCTGCTTGCAGCCGCGGAGCACCTCGCCCGGGACGAGGGCAGGCACACGATCCTGATCGACACAAACCACCCGGGTGCCTCGCTGGCCGACAGCGAAGCCGGGCAGCTCGTGCCGGGCAGCGGCATGGGCTTCGTTCCGCTGGGCACCCGCGAGGTGGAGTTCGCACGGCACACCGGCTACACCCTGCAGCACATTGAAAAGTTCAGTTCCTGTACGTTGCCGCTGGACACCAAGCTCGTCGCCGAGCTTGAGGCGGAGGCGGAGGACGCGAACGCGGGCCGCTACCGCCTGCACCACTGGACAGACCGATGCCCGGACCAGTGGCTGGAGGCGGTGGTGGCGCTGGAGAACCGTGCGGGCGAGGACGGGGTGCCGGGGACGCAGACGCAGGACATGGTGTTCGACGGCGGCATCCTCCGTGAAGCGGAAGAAGTCGCCATCGCGCAGGGACGCCGGACGGTGGTCACCGCCGTCGAGCACGTCGCCACCGGCGAGCTGGTGGGCCTCACTACCATCAGCGTCCTCGCGCTGCGCCCCGACGTCGTTTTCCAGGACGACACGGTGGTCCTCCAGGAGCACCGCGGCAACAAACTCGGCCTGCTGATCAAGGTCGCCAACATGGTGCGGCTCAGTGAGCAGTTCCCCGACGCGAGGGTTCTCTACACCTGGAACGCCCCGGAAAACCGGTACCTACTCACGGTCAACCAGCAGCTGGGCTTCACCACCGCGGGCGTGACCGGCATCTGGCAGAAGGAACTGCCGGACTTCGGGCCCAGCAAGAGCTGA
- a CDS encoding ATP-binding protein, whose protein sequence is MTTAVSRPPLVRGGDRVIAGVCAGLARHLGWPVRTVRIGMAVAALAGGAGVVFYAWLWIMVPTADESARRNARRPASPIAPAVSAPFGGPDADGFPGRYPGSLDSPAGLLEPGFPVDRGTQDIPAADQAPGEAPGQAPATATASWSSRARTVPYGKEILLGSGLLLAAGILIARLAGLDVPLGTLIPVAAILGGAAIAWMQLDETRRAGLVDKTKADQAGGWARLAAGLALVVAGVLVMVSGSGSWEQTWLALLASVAVLGGVALVLLPWGLKFWRDLEAERSGRVRATERAEIAAHLHDSVLQTLALIQRRAGNEHDVVRLARAQERELRGWLYRDPDKEAGQLSEGIKAAAAEVEDALGQAVEVVSVGDCAMTERHEALVQAAREAMLNASRHGGGAVSVYLEVTDGAAEVFVKDRGPGFVPDSVPADRLGIRESIIGRMNRHGGTAVIISNPDGTEVRLRLPLAAGSSAPSGAADNGEVKL, encoded by the coding sequence ATGACAACCGCCGTTTCCCGTCCGCCGCTGGTCCGCGGCGGTGACCGTGTGATAGCCGGCGTCTGCGCCGGACTCGCCCGTCACCTGGGCTGGCCGGTGCGGACGGTCCGGATCGGCATGGCGGTGGCAGCGCTCGCCGGCGGCGCGGGCGTGGTCTTCTATGCCTGGTTGTGGATCATGGTGCCCACCGCCGACGAAAGCGCCCGGCGCAATGCCCGCCGGCCGGCGTCGCCCATCGCCCCCGCGGTGAGCGCGCCGTTCGGCGGACCGGATGCGGATGGCTTCCCGGGCCGTTACCCGGGGTCCCTCGATTCGCCGGCTGGCTTGCTGGAACCAGGTTTTCCGGTGGACCGCGGGACGCAGGACATTCCTGCGGCAGACCAGGCACCCGGCGAGGCACCCGGCCAGGCACCGGCCACGGCAACGGCGTCCTGGTCATCCCGCGCCCGGACCGTGCCGTACGGCAAGGAGATCCTGTTGGGCTCGGGGCTGTTGCTGGCCGCGGGGATCCTGATCGCACGGCTGGCGGGTCTGGACGTACCACTGGGGACCCTGATCCCGGTGGCCGCCATTCTCGGCGGCGCCGCGATTGCCTGGATGCAGCTTGACGAGACCCGGCGCGCAGGCCTCGTGGACAAGACCAAAGCGGACCAGGCCGGAGGCTGGGCCAGGCTCGCAGCCGGACTGGCGCTGGTGGTCGCCGGAGTGCTGGTGATGGTGTCCGGCTCGGGTTCCTGGGAGCAGACCTGGCTCGCGTTGCTGGCCTCCGTGGCGGTGCTGGGCGGCGTTGCCCTTGTGCTGCTTCCCTGGGGGCTGAAGTTCTGGCGGGACCTGGAAGCGGAACGCTCCGGCCGGGTCCGCGCCACCGAACGCGCTGAGATCGCCGCCCACCTGCACGACTCCGTCCTCCAGACCCTGGCCCTGATCCAGCGGCGCGCAGGCAACGAGCACGACGTCGTCCGGCTGGCCCGGGCCCAGGAACGCGAGCTGCGGGGCTGGCTGTACCGGGACCCCGACAAGGAGGCAGGGCAGCTGTCCGAAGGCATTAAGGCAGCCGCCGCGGAGGTGGAGGATGCCCTGGGCCAGGCCGTTGAGGTGGTCAGCGTGGGGGACTGTGCCATGACCGAACGGCACGAGGCCTTGGTGCAGGCTGCCCGTGAAGCGATGTTGAACGCTTCCCGCCACGGCGGCGGCGCCGTATCGGTCTACCTCGAAGTCACAGACGGCGCTGCCGAAGTCTTCGTCAAGGACCGCGGACCAGGATTCGTTCCCGACTCCGTCCCCGCGGACCGGCTGGGCATCCGTGAATCGATCATCGGGCGGATGAACCGGCATGGCGGCACGGCCGTGATCATCAGCAACCCGGACGGCACCGAGGTGCGGCTCAGGTTGCCGCTTGCCGCCGGCTCTTCCGCCCCCTCGGGCGCCGCGGACAACGGAGAGGTAAAACTGTGA
- the rplA gene encoding 50S ribosomal protein L1: MAKRSKAYEAAAAKIDAEKFYAPFEAVTLAKDTNPSKFDATVEVAFRLGVDPRKADQMVRGTVNLPHGTGKVARVLVFATGDKAEAAIAAGADFVGSDDLIEKIAAGWTDFDSAVATPDLMGKVGRLGKVLGPRNLMPNPKTGTVTADVAKAVNDIKGGKIDFRVDKHSNLHFIIGKVSFDAVKLAENYAAALEEVLRLKPSASKGRYIQKATVATTFGPGISVDPNVTKVLTEV; encoded by the coding sequence ATGGCAAAGCGCAGCAAAGCATATGAGGCAGCCGCAGCCAAGATCGACGCGGAGAAGTTCTACGCGCCGTTCGAGGCAGTGACGCTGGCCAAGGACACCAACCCGTCCAAGTTCGACGCCACCGTTGAGGTCGCTTTCCGCCTCGGCGTTGACCCGCGCAAGGCTGACCAGATGGTCCGCGGCACCGTCAACCTGCCGCACGGCACCGGTAAGGTTGCCCGCGTCCTCGTCTTCGCAACGGGCGACAAGGCCGAAGCAGCAATCGCTGCCGGCGCCGACTTCGTTGGTTCCGATGACCTGATCGAAAAGATCGCAGCCGGCTGGACCGACTTCGATTCCGCCGTCGCCACCCCTGACCTCATGGGCAAGGTTGGCCGCCTCGGCAAGGTCCTGGGTCCGCGTAACCTGATGCCGAACCCGAAGACCGGCACCGTGACCGCTGACGTCGCCAAGGCCGTCAACGACATCAAGGGCGGCAAGATCGACTTCCGCGTCGACAAGCACTCGAACCTGCACTTCATCATCGGCAAGGTTTCGTTCGACGCCGTCAAACTGGCTGAGAACTACGCAGCCGCCCTGGAAGAGGTCCTGCGCCTCAAGCCCTCCGCTTCGAAGGGCCGCTACATCCAGAAGGCCACCGTTGCCACCACGTTTGGTCCGGGCATCAGCGTTGATCCCAACGTCACCAAGGTCCTGACCGAGGTCTAA